The following are from one region of the Dermacentor albipictus isolate Rhodes 1998 colony chromosome 5, USDA_Dalb.pri_finalv2, whole genome shotgun sequence genome:
- the LOC139060455 gene encoding palmitoyltransferase ZDHHC15A-like produces the protein MSSSSEDPEPTKPRRSATTRLVAWLPVAMVVALFVWAYYVYVFIFCGSLVKDDVQRVVFGGVFHLLLLLCIWSFVQTTVTSVAPIPRYFSLSESDERLMEQCADDDARRQFLEILADNRGVLTRGSNGVVRFCDTCKQVKPDRAHHCSQCKRCIPKMDHHCPWFNNCVCFSTYKFFLLTIFYVVVLSVFGLLSATHHVAGLWSDRAASSLTLHATLLYLFGLVLSLSLGSFLYFHITMVCSNVTTLEDLRPHQFKDRRDSFDVGCCNNIAEVFGRRKALWLLPVFTALGDGTRFPTRLHPDRNVYGPPASVAVEARRPSVPVPPATVVTETAAHSRMPPVVGPPSCRYPVPSSESVALTLSPPLQSPRRGAGRGGHARLPPMAITIVPSRETPASQLHSANKKDATSSVAPPMSLTSVDVR, from the exons ATGTCGTCCTCCTCGGAAGACCCAGAACCGACGAAGCCCCGGCGTTCTGCGACGACTCGCCTCGTCGCCTGGCTTCCTGTCGCCATGGTGGTGGCGCTGTTCGTGTGGGCCTACTACGTCTACGTCTTCATCTTCTGCGGCTCCCTTGTCAAGGACGACGTGCAGCGGGTCGTGTTCGGCGGCGTGTTCCACCTGCTCCTGCTGCTGTGCATCTGGTCGTTCGTGCAGACGACCGTGACCAGCGTGGCGCCCATACCGCGCTACTTCTCGCTCAGCGAGAGCGACGAGCGGCTGATGGAGCAatgcgccgacgacgacgcgcgCCGCCAGTTCCTCGAGATCCTGGCCGACAACCGGGGCGTGCTGACCCGAGGCTCCAACGGAGTGGTGCGCTTCTGCGACACCTGCAAGCAGGTCAAGCCCGACCGGGCTCATCACTGCTCCCAGTGCAAGAG GTGCATACCAAAGATGGACCACCACTGTCCGTGGTTCAACAACTGCGTCTGCTTCAGCACGTACAAGTTCTTCCTGCTCACGATATTCTACGTGGTGGTCTTGAGCGTGTTCGGGCTGCTGAGCGCGACGCACCACGTGGCGGGCTTGTGGTCCGACCGCGCCGCCTCTAGTTTGACGCTTCACGCGACACTCCTGTACCTGTTCGGCCTGGTGCTGTCGCTGTCGCTGGGCTCCTTCCTCTACTTCCACATCACCATGGTCTGCAGCAACGTCACCACTCTCGAGGACCTGCGACCGCACCAGTTCAAGGATCGCAG GGACTCTTTCGACGTGGGCTGCTGCAACAACATCGCCGAGGTGTTCGGCCGCCGCAAGGCCCTCTGGCTGCTCCCGGTCTTCACGGCGCTCGGTGACGGAACCCGGTTCCCGACACGACTGCATCCGGATCGGAACGTGTACGGCCCTCCTGCGTCGGTGGCGGTGGAGGCGCGCAGGCCTTCCGTACCGGTCCCTCCCGCGACCGTGGTAACCGAAACTGCCGCGCACTCGCGGATGCCCCCGGTCGTGGGTCCTCCCTCGTGCCGCTATCCGGTTCCATCCAGCGAGTCGGTGGCCCTGACGCTGTCGCCGCCACTGCAGTCGCCGCGTCGGGGAGCTGGCCGTGGTGGCCACGCCCGTCTGCCTCCGATGGCCATCACCATTGTGCCGAGCAGGGAGACACCGGCGTCCCAGCTTCACTCGGCGAACAAGAAAGACGCGACGTCGTCGGTGGCACCACCGATGTCGTTGACGTCGGTGGATGTGCGGTGA
- the LOC139060454 gene encoding palmitoyltransferase ZDHHC15A-like isoform X2 produces MFRQAFGLLLKGTKWICCWLPALLAMATFTEAYYAYLIVFCGRCVQKMDHHCPWFNNCVCFSTYKFFLLTLFYSAFLAAYVVASVSIYLLHKSPRRRLLHRSRHISFLVVMGGAMSAMLAIFLGIHISLVIRNATTLESMRAPNFKQRGDSFNLGRYRNCLEVFGVHIVLWLVPVFTSLGDGCHFPTKLHPDGTYSVMVGSSQRAASVDAAAAPDAGAGGEAGLQASTTATASKKDSASLMGGDDTRARCPSTTLYTMAQIAGPPSGADNLEAVGVCPPTSMSSSSAQYPSCAVAQATINDATPTELVGSQIRRTRRSALRQTRSLPSTRRLE; encoded by the exons ATGTTCCGCCAAGCCTTCGGACTCCTGCTCAAGGGTACCAAATGGATTTGCTGCTGGCTTCCCGCCCTGTTGGCGATGGCCACATTTACCGAAGCATACTACGCCTACTTGATCGTGTTCTGCGGCCG GTGCGTGCAGAAAATGGACCACCATTGCCCGTGGTTCAACAACTGCGTCTGCTTCAGCACGTACAAGTTCTTTCTGCTCACGCTATTCTACTCCGCGTTCCTGGCAGCCTACGTTGTGGCCAGTGTGTCCATATACCTGCTGCACAAGAGCCCCCGCCGCCGACTCCTGCACCGCTCGCGCCACATCAGCTTCCTCGTGGTGATGGGCGGTGCAATGTCCGCCATGCTCGCGATCTTCCTCGGCATTCACATCTCTCTCGTGATCCGCAACGCCACCACGTTGGAGTCCATGCGGGCGCCCAACTTCAAGCAGCGCGGTGACTCGTTCAACCTCGGACGCTACAGAAATTGTCTCGAG GTTTTCGGCGTGCACATCGTCCTTTGGCTAGTTCCTGTGTTCACCAGCCTAGGCGACGGTTGCCACTTCCCGACCAAGCTGCACCCGGACGGAACCTACTCCGTCATGGTCGGTTCGTCACAGCGAGCCGCATCTGTTGACGCAGCTGCGGCGCCAGACGCTGGAGCGGGAGGTGAAGCTGGTCTGCAAGCCTCTACAACTGCCACTGCGTCGAAAAAGGATTCTGCGTCCTTGATGGGAGGGGACGACACACGTGCAAGGTGCCCGTCGACCACATTATACACCATGGCGCAAATTGCTGGACCGCCTTCTGGAGCCGACAATCTCGAAGCCGTTGGGGTCTGCCCACCCACAAGCATGTCTTCCAGTAGTGCCCAGTACCCTAGTTGCGCGGTAGCACAAGCCACGATCAATGACGCCACACCAACAGAATTGGTTGGGTCTCAAATTCGCCGCACACGCCGTAGCGCACTTCGCCAAACTCGGAGCCTACCGTCGACGAGAAGGCTCGAGTAG
- the LOC139060454 gene encoding palmitoyltransferase ZDHHC20-B-like isoform X1, which translates to MFRQAFGLLLKGTKWICCWLPALLAMATFTEAYYAYLIVFCGRYVKEDPLRFALATVFHLLLLMCLWSYAQTTFTRAPSVPRSFHLTKNECQALVRCAQDGNRRCALLETMASERGVLTRLAGGGVSCCDRCQLIKPDRCHHCSSCKRCVQKMDHHCPWFNNCVCFSTYKFFLLTLFYSAFLAAYVVASVSIYLLHKSPRRRLLHRSRHISFLVVMGGAMSAMLAIFLGIHISLVIRNATTLESMRAPNFKQRGDSFNLGRYRNCLEVFGVHIVLWLVPVFTSLGDGCHFPTKLHPDGTYSVMVGSSQRAASVDAAAAPDAGAGGEAGLQASTTATASKKDSASLMGGDDTRARCPSTTLYTMAQIAGPPSGADNLEAVGVCPPTSMSSSSAQYPSCAVAQATINDATPTELVGSQIRRTRRSALRQTRSLPSTRRLE; encoded by the exons ATGTTCCGCCAAGCCTTCGGACTCCTGCTCAAGGGTACCAAATGGATTTGCTGCTGGCTTCCCGCCCTGTTGGCGATGGCCACATTTACCGAAGCATACTACGCCTACTTGATCGTGTTCTGCGGCCGGTACGTGAAGGAAGATCCTCTGCGCTTCGCCTTGGCCACTGTCTTCCACCTGCTGCTGCTTATGTGCCTGTGGTCGTACGCGCAGACCACTTTCACGCGTGCGCCATCCGTGCCTCGCTCCTTTCACTTGACCAAAAACGAATGCCAGGCGCTGGTTCGCTGTGCCCAGGACGGGAATCGCCGGTGCGCGCTGCTTGAAACGATGGCCAGTGAACGAGGCGTGCTCACTCGCTTAGCGGGCGGCGGCGTGAGCTGCTGCGACAGGTGTCAGCTAATCAAACCCGACCGATGTCACCACTGCTCGAGCTGCAAAAG GTGCGTGCAGAAAATGGACCACCATTGCCCGTGGTTCAACAACTGCGTCTGCTTCAGCACGTACAAGTTCTTTCTGCTCACGCTATTCTACTCCGCGTTCCTGGCAGCCTACGTTGTGGCCAGTGTGTCCATATACCTGCTGCACAAGAGCCCCCGCCGCCGACTCCTGCACCGCTCGCGCCACATCAGCTTCCTCGTGGTGATGGGCGGTGCAATGTCCGCCATGCTCGCGATCTTCCTCGGCATTCACATCTCTCTCGTGATCCGCAACGCCACCACGTTGGAGTCCATGCGGGCGCCCAACTTCAAGCAGCGCGGTGACTCGTTCAACCTCGGACGCTACAGAAATTGTCTCGAG GTTTTCGGCGTGCACATCGTCCTTTGGCTAGTTCCTGTGTTCACCAGCCTAGGCGACGGTTGCCACTTCCCGACCAAGCTGCACCCGGACGGAACCTACTCCGTCATGGTCGGTTCGTCACAGCGAGCCGCATCTGTTGACGCAGCTGCGGCGCCAGACGCTGGAGCGGGAGGTGAAGCTGGTCTGCAAGCCTCTACAACTGCCACTGCGTCGAAAAAGGATTCTGCGTCCTTGATGGGAGGGGACGACACACGTGCAAGGTGCCCGTCGACCACATTATACACCATGGCGCAAATTGCTGGACCGCCTTCTGGAGCCGACAATCTCGAAGCCGTTGGGGTCTGCCCACCCACAAGCATGTCTTCCAGTAGTGCCCAGTACCCTAGTTGCGCGGTAGCACAAGCCACGATCAATGACGCCACACCAACAGAATTGGTTGGGTCTCAAATTCGCCGCACACGCCGTAGCGCACTTCGCCAAACTCGGAGCCTACCGTCGACGAGAAGGCTCGAGTAG